The following coding sequences are from one Panicum hallii strain FIL2 chromosome 5, PHallii_v3.1, whole genome shotgun sequence window:
- the LOC112892256 gene encoding receptor kinase-like protein Xa21 encodes MAMRPASLLLLLVLLSVAVSMSISSVPVAAQAGDEAALLAFKAAAVAGGAYDGDPLASWNNASGAGGRFCSWEGVRCGRRLRRVVALSLPSRGLTGTLSPAIGNLTSLRTLNLSSNWFQGTIPASVGRLARLQTLDLSYNTFDGGMPVNLSFCASLLFFDLSSNRLHGRIPAELGRELANLQKLSLANNSMTGSIPASLANMSSLYHLDLGTNQLEGPVPPELGSIGGLRFLYLNMNNLSGVLPHSLYNLSMLQELSVVNNSLSGTIPANVGERFPNIEVLHFSANQFHGAIPGSLSNLSALKDLQLVRNSFSGRVPPTLGRLKGLVSLNLFSNKLEADDREGWEFITALANCSQLGFLDLDDNSFSGKLPSSIANLSTTLQLLGLGDNRISGSIPSNIGDLVGLQSLGMENTSISGVIPESIGRLENMAVLEIYSTRLSGLIPSSLGNLTQLNVLALYNCNLEGPIPASLGNLKNMFVLDLSANRLNGSVPREIFKLPALSYYLDLSYNLLSGPLPSDVGRLANLNQLILSGNQFSGSIPDSIGNCISLERLLLDQNLLEGSIPQSLKNVKGLALLNLTMNKLSGNIPDALSSIGGLKQLYLAHNNLSGLIPLGLQNLKFLLKLDLSFNDLQGEVPKGGVFANATYMSIHGNDQLCGGIPQLHLAPCFMSSAEKKKKNLLKPLVITLTSISAVIFSVSAVALIVLIRKKLRKRHESQLISTIEERYGRVSYHALSDGTNGFSEANFLGQGSYGMVYKCILHDQGTTVAVKVFNTQQSGTTRSFVAECEALRRVRHRCLVKVITCCSSIDYQGQEFKALVFEFMPNGSLNNWLHPESDTPARTNSLSLEQRLHIAVDIMDALDYLHNHCQPPIIHCDIKPSNILLAEDMSARVGDFGISKILPESASKTLQSSNSIAGIRGTIGYVAPEYGEGSSVSTQGDVYSLGILLIEMFTGRSPTDEMFNGSLDLHKFAENALPEKIWDIVDPTIWMHTNGYNSTIRSGIQNCLVSVVSLGISCSKKQPKERILIQDAAIEMHAIRDSYLKFANSLLVENGVIAPNHNDFPQQ; translated from the exons ATGGCGATGCGCCCGGCAAGCTTACTGCTGTTGCTGGTGCTGCTATCCGTCGCCGTCTCCATGTCCATCTCATCGGTACCCGTGGCCGCACAAGCCGGCGACGAGGCCGCGCTGCTGGCGTTCAAGGCCgcggcggtcgccggcggcgcctACGACGGCGACCCGCTTGCCTCGTGGAACAACGcaagcggcgccggcggccggttCTGCAGCTGGGAGGGGGTCAGGTGCGGACGAAGACTCCGGCGGGTGGTGGCGCTGAGCCTGCCCTCCCGCGGCCTCACCGGCACCCTGTCCCCAGCCATTGGCAACCTCACGTCCCTGCGAACGCTGAACCTGAGCTCCAATTGGTTCCAGGGAACCATCCCTGCAAGCGTCGGCCGCCTGGCACGTCTGCAGACGCTTGACCTGAGCTACAACACCTTCGACGGAGGGATGCCCGTCAACCTAAGCTTCTGCGCCAGCTTGCTGTTCTTCGACCTCAGCAGCAACCGGCTCCATGGCCGCATTCCTGCTGAGCTCGGCCGCGAGCTCGCAAACCTTCAGAAGCTCTCGCTGGCGAACAACAGCATGACCGGCAGTATCCCAGCATCACTAGCCAACATGTCATCTCTGTACCATCTTGATCTGGGTACTAACCAGCTCGAGGGCCCCGTGCCGCCTGAACTCGGCAGCATTGGAGGCTTGCGCTTCCTCTACCTCAACATGAACAACCTCTCAGGTGTGCTTCCACACTCTCTGTACAATCTGTCCATGCTGCAAGAACTGTCCGTAGTTAACAACTCGCTGTCTGGAACCATTCCTGCAAATGTTGGCGAAAGGTTCCCCAACATCGAAGTTCTTCACTTTTCTGCCAACCAGTTCCATGGAGCTATCCCGGGTTCACTCTCCAACCTCTCTGCTCTCAAGGATCTTCAGCTCGTGCGGAACAGTTTTAGTGGACGCGTTCCTCCTACTCTGGGGAGACTGAAAGGTCTCGTTTCCCTAAACTTGTTTAGCAACAAGCTGGAAGCAGATGACAGGGAGGGGTGGGAATTCATCACTGCGCTGGCAAACTGCAGCCAGCTTGGGTTCTTGGATCTTGACGACAACTCCTTTAGTGGAAAACTTCCTAGTTCAATTGCAAACCTGTCGACGACTCTCCAACTTCTTGGTCTGGGAGACAATAGGATTTCTGGGTCTATTCCATCCAACATCGGTGATCTGGTTGGTCTGCAGTCACTTGGGATGGAGAATACTTCCATATCCGGAGTGATTCCAGAGAGCATTGGTCGGCTAGAGAACATGGCAGTGTTAGAGATTTACAGCACTCGCTTGTCAGGCCTCATACCTTCATCACTAGGAAATCTCACGCAGTTGAATGTGCTTGCTTTATACAATTGCAACTTGGAGGGGCCAATTCCAGCAAGCTTGGGAAACTTGAAGAACATGTTTGTCCTTGATCTCTCAGCAAATCGACTCAACGGATCGGTTCCAAGAGAGATCTTTAAACTTCCTGCACTTTCCTACTACTTAGATTTATCATACAATTTGTTGTCTGGGCCACTTCCTAGTGATGTTGGTAGGTTGGCAAACCTTAACCAACTGATTCTGTCAGGAAACCAGTTTTCTGGCAGCATACCAGATAGTATCGGAAATTGCATATCGTTGGAACGGCTGTTGCTGGACCAAAACTTGTTAGAGGGAAGCATACCACAATCTCTGAAAAATGTAAAAGGTCTTGCTCTATTGAACCTGACAATGAATAAACTGTCTGGCAATATTCCTGATGCCCTTAGTAGTATTGGTGGATTGAAACAGTTATATCTAGCGCACAATAACTTGTCCGGTCTGATACCCTTAGGTTTACAGAATTTGAAATTCTTGTTGAAATTGGATCTGTCCTTCAATGATCTGCAAGGTGAAGTGCCAAAGGGGGGTGTTTTTGCAAATGCAACTTACATGTCGATCCATGGAAATGATCAGCTTTGTGGCGGAATACCTCAACTTCATTTAGCTCCATGCTTCATGTCTAGtgcagaaaagaaaaagaagaattTGTTGAAACCCCTTGTGATCACCCTAACATCAATCAGTGCAGTTATATTCTCAGTTTCAGCAGTAGCTCTTATTGTGTTGATTCGTAAGAAGCTTAGGAAAAGGCATGAAAGTCAACTTATATCCACAATTGAGGAACGATATGGAAGAGTTTCTTATCATGCATTGTCAGATGGGACAAATGGATTTTCAGAGGCCAATTTTCTTGGACAAGGAAGCTATGGCATGGTTTATAAATGCATTTTACATGATCAGGGCACTACAGTAGCCGTAAAGGTGTTTAACACACAACAATCTGGGACTACTAGAAGTTTTGTAGCTGAATGTGAGGCACTGAGAAGGGTGCGTCACCGTTGTCTGGTAAAGGTTATCACCTGTTGCTCAAGCATAGATTACCAGGGTCAAGAGTTCAAAGCATTAGTTTTTGAGTTCATGCCAAATGGTAGCCTAAATAATTGGCTTCACCCAGAGTCTGACACGCCCGCTCGGACAAATTCTCTTAGCTTAGAACAAAGGCTACACATTGCTGTTGATATCATGGATGCTTTGGACTATCTTCATAATCACTGTCAGCCACCTATAATTCATTGTGATATCAAGCCAAGCAACATCCTCCTCGCGGAAGACATGAGTGCCCGAGTTGGAGACTTTGGAATATCAAAAATCCTTCCAGAAAGTGCCAGTAAAACCTTGCAAAGTTCGAATAGCATAGCTGGAATAAGAGGCACCATTGGTTATGTTGCTCCAG AGTATGGTGAAGGTTCTTCTGTCTCAACTCAAGGTGATGTTTATAGCCTCGGCATATTGCTGATAGAGATGTTTACTGGAAGGAGCCCAACGGATGAGATGTTCAATGGTTCTTTGGATTTGCACAAGTTTGCAGAGAATGCACTTCCAGAGAAAATATGGGATATAGTTGATCCGACAATATGGATGCACACAAATGGCTATAACAGCACTATAAGAAGTGGAATTCAGAATTGCTTGGTTTCTGTTGTTTCTCTTGGAATATCATGCTCGAAGAAACAACCTAAAGAGCGGATACTGATACAGGATGCAGCCATTGAGATGCATGCTATTAGAGATTCGTATCTAAAGTTTGCCAATTCTCTTTTGGTGGAGAATGGAGTAATAGCACCAAACCACAATGATTTTCCGCAACAGTGA
- the LOC112892266 gene encoding putative 4-hydroxy-4-methyl-2-oxoglutarate aldolase 2, giving the protein MASLPLATAEVCDSNAGLILNGDLRALQPIFRIYGRRQIFAGPVVTLKIFEDNVLLRQFLEEKGHGRVLVVDAGGSMRCAVLGGNLAQLAQNNGWAGIVINGCIRDVDEINGCDVGIRALNSHPMKSNKKGVGEKHVPVTFAGTRICDGEWLYADSDGILLSNSELTV; this is encoded by the coding sequence ATGGCTTCCTTGCCATTGGCCACCGCTGAAGTATGTGACTCCAATGCTGGTTTAATTCTGAATGGCGATCTTCGTGCCCTCCAACCAATCTTCCGTATCTATGGAAGGCGGCAGATTTTTGCTGGCCCTGTTGTGACACTGAAGATCTTCGAGGACAACGTTCTTCTCCGTCAGTTCCTCGAGGAGAAAGGCCACGGCAGGGTCCTGGTGGTTGATGCCGGCGGGAGCATGCGCTGCGCCGTTTTGGGTGGCAACCTCGCTCAGCTAGCGCAGAACAATGGGTGGGCCGGCATTGTGATTAATGGTTGCATCAGGGACGTCGATGAGATCAACGGCTGCGACGTTGGCATCCGCGCTCTAAACTCACACCCAATGAAGTCGAACAAGAAGGGTGTTGGCGAGAAGCATGTCCCTGTGACCTTTGCAGGAACCAGAATTTGCGATGGCGAGTGGCTCTATGCTGATTCTGATGGTATCCTTCTCTCAAATTCGGAATTGACCGTGTAG
- the LOC112892257 gene encoding receptor kinase-like protein Xa21 isoform X2, translating into MFLPIFSCSSITPINSPKPTKATSTAMCSACLLLLSVSMFFFTLPGAGADDEAALLAFKAAAVGGSSDALASWNRSTDGGYCSWEGVRCRGRHRQVVALSLPSHGLTGVLSPAVGNLSSLRTLDLSFNELSENIPASLGRLHRLHTLNLSHNSFSGSIPTNLSFCTSLMIMAIKFNNLSGNVPPELGDRLKHLKLLDLENNNLTGGIPVSMGNLTSLSVLDLMQNQLEGTIPYDLGVLKDLWFLGLAYNNLSGDFPVSLYNLSSMKIMQIQWNKLSGSIATNIGSRFPSIQILGFAVNQFTGHIPASVSNLTSLQVLYLAENRLSGYVPRTVGKLQALRGLFLWSNKLEANDGEGWEFITSLSNCSQLQQLVMDNNPAFTGHLPSSLVNLSTTLQSLTFDATGISGSLPSAIGNLETNCLERYLKVLGSALCCKNFGWTITYSMEAYPDL; encoded by the exons ATGTTCTTGCCCATATTCAGTTGTTCATCCATTACGCCCATCAATTCCCCAAAGCCTACAAAAGCAACCAGCACGGCGATGTGCTCGGCgtgcctgctgctgctgtctgTTTCCATGTTCTTCTTCACACTCCCGGGCGCCGGTGCCGATGATGAGGCCGCGCTGCTAGCCTTCAAGGCAGCAGCggtcggcggcagcagcgacGCGCTCGCTTCCTGGAACAGGAGCACCGATGGTGGATACTGCAGCTGGGAGGGGGTGAGGTGCCGGGGCAGGCACCGTCAAGTGGTGGCGCTGAGCCTGCCATCCCATGGGCTCACCGGCGTTCTCTCGCCTGCCGTCGGAAACCTATCCTCCTTGAGGACTCTTGACCTAAGCTTCAATGAGCTCAGCGAGAACATTCCAGCGAGCCTCGGCCGTCTCCACCGCCTCCATACCCTCAACTTGAGTCACAATTCCTTTTCTGGCTCGATCCCCACCAACTTGAGCTTTTGCACCAGTCTAATGATCATGGCCATCAAGTTCAACAATCTTAGTGGGAATGTGCCCCCTGAGCTCGGCGATAGGTTGAAGCATCTCAAGCTGCTCGACCTGGAGAACAACAATCTTACCGGAGGGATCCCAGTGTCGATGGGCAACTTGACATCATTGAGTGTTCTGGATCTCATGCAAAACCAACTTGAGGGTACTATCCCGTATGACCTTGGCGTTCTCAAGGATCTTTGGTTTTTGGGGCTCGCTTACAATAACCTCTCTGGCGATTTTCCTGTCTCCCTATACAACTTGTCTTCGATGAAAATAATGCAGATTCAGTGGAACAAGCTCAGCGGAAGCATTGCTACTAATATTGGCAGTAGGTTCCCAAGCATACAAATCCTTGGTTTTGCGGTAAACCAGTTCACTGGGCACATCCCTGCTTCAGTCTCCAACCTCACATCACTCCAGGTACTTTACCTCGCAGAAAATAGACTCAGTGGATATGTGCCTCGCACGGTGGGGAAACTACAAGCTCTGCGAGGTCTATTCTTGTGGAGTAACAAGCTAGAAGCTAACGATGGGGAGGGGTGGGAATTTATCACTTCTTTGTCAAACTGCAGCCAGCTCCAGCAATTAGTTATGGACAACAACCCTGCTTTCACTGGGCACCTACCAAGCTCACTTGTGAATCTCTCAACAACCCTTCAATCTCTCACCTTTGACGCCACTGGGATTTCGGGAAGCCTCCCCTCAGCCATTGGCAATCTG GAAACCAACTGTCTGGAGAGATACCTGAAAGTATTGGGGAGTGCACTGTGCTGCAAGAACTTCGGTTGGACAATAACTTATTCAATGGAAGCATACCCCGATCTCTAA
- the LOC112892257 gene encoding receptor kinase-like protein Xa21 isoform X3, which produces MFLPIFSCSSITPINSPKPTKATSTAMCSACLLLLSVSMFFFTLPGAGADDEAALLAFKAAAVGGSSDALASWNRSTDGGYCSWEGVRCRGRHRQVVALSLPSHGLTGVLSPAVGNLSSLRTLDLSFNELSENIPASLGRLHRLHTLNLSHNSFSGSIPTNLSFCTSLMIMAIKFNNLSGNVPPELGDRLKHLKLLDLENNNLTGGIPVSMGNLTSLSVLDLMQNQLEGTIPYDLGVLKDLWFLGLAYNNLSGDFPVSLYNLSSMKIMQIQWNKLSGSIATNIGSRFPSIQILGFAVNQFTGHIPASVSNLTSLQETNCLERYLKVLGSALCCKNFGWTITYSMEAYPDL; this is translated from the exons ATGTTCTTGCCCATATTCAGTTGTTCATCCATTACGCCCATCAATTCCCCAAAGCCTACAAAAGCAACCAGCACGGCGATGTGCTCGGCgtgcctgctgctgctgtctgTTTCCATGTTCTTCTTCACACTCCCGGGCGCCGGTGCCGATGATGAGGCCGCGCTGCTAGCCTTCAAGGCAGCAGCggtcggcggcagcagcgacGCGCTCGCTTCCTGGAACAGGAGCACCGATGGTGGATACTGCAGCTGGGAGGGGGTGAGGTGCCGGGGCAGGCACCGTCAAGTGGTGGCGCTGAGCCTGCCATCCCATGGGCTCACCGGCGTTCTCTCGCCTGCCGTCGGAAACCTATCCTCCTTGAGGACTCTTGACCTAAGCTTCAATGAGCTCAGCGAGAACATTCCAGCGAGCCTCGGCCGTCTCCACCGCCTCCATACCCTCAACTTGAGTCACAATTCCTTTTCTGGCTCGATCCCCACCAACTTGAGCTTTTGCACCAGTCTAATGATCATGGCCATCAAGTTCAACAATCTTAGTGGGAATGTGCCCCCTGAGCTCGGCGATAGGTTGAAGCATCTCAAGCTGCTCGACCTGGAGAACAACAATCTTACCGGAGGGATCCCAGTGTCGATGGGCAACTTGACATCATTGAGTGTTCTGGATCTCATGCAAAACCAACTTGAGGGTACTATCCCGTATGACCTTGGCGTTCTCAAGGATCTTTGGTTTTTGGGGCTCGCTTACAATAACCTCTCTGGCGATTTTCCTGTCTCCCTATACAACTTGTCTTCGATGAAAATAATGCAGATTCAGTGGAACAAGCTCAGCGGAAGCATTGCTACTAATATTGGCAGTAGGTTCCCAAGCATACAAATCCTTGGTTTTGCGGTAAACCAGTTCACTGGGCACATCCCTGCTTCAGTCTCCAACCTCACATCACTCCAG GAAACCAACTGTCTGGAGAGATACCTGAAAGTATTGGGGAGTGCACTGTGCTGCAAGAACTTCGGTTGGACAATAACTTATTCAATGGAAGCATACCCCGATCTCTAA
- the LOC112892257 gene encoding receptor kinase-like protein Xa21 isoform X1, giving the protein MFLPIFSCSSITPINSPKPTKATSTAMCSACLLLLSVSMFFFTLPGAGADDEAALLAFKAAAVGGSSDALASWNRSTDGGYCSWEGVRCRGRHRQVVALSLPSHGLTGVLSPAVGNLSSLRTLDLSFNELSENIPASLGRLHRLHTLNLSHNSFSGSIPTNLSFCTSLMIMAIKFNNLSGNVPPELGDRLKHLKLLDLENNNLTGGIPVSMGNLTSLSVLDLMQNQLEGTIPYDLGVLKDLWFLGLAYNNLSGDFPVSLYNLSSMKIMQIQWNKLSGSIATNIGSRFPSIQILGFAVNQFTGHIPASVSNLTSLQVLYLAENRLSGYVPRTVGKLQALRGLFLWSNKLEANDGEGWEFITSLSNCSQLQQLVMDNNPAFTGHLPSSLVNLSTTLQSLTFDATGISGSLPSAIGNLVGLQVLYARNTFISGGIPDSIGELGDLTWLYLDNTNLSGQIPSSIGNLSKLAILHANSSNLEGPIPASIGNLKSILSLDLSMNQLNGSIPREIFKLPFFSLSYLNLSYNSILGALPSEVGNLGNLNFMVLSGNQLSGEIPESIGECTVLQELRLDNNLFNGSIPRSLNKGLAALNLSMNELSGTIPEAIGNIHGLQQLSLAHNNLSGPIPAVLQNLASLSMLDLSFNNLQGEVPKEGIFRNLANLSITGNNDLCGGIPQLHLAPCKIDSEKKNGRRHLKYLTIALPTTGALLLIAILTALIYLIYKKDKQRSPFQPSIVEEQYERISYHALENGTNGFSEANLLGKGSFGAVYKCALQGEGTIVAVKVLNLEQTGATKSFIAECEALRRVRHRCLIKIITCCSSINKQGQDFKALVFEFMPNGSLHSWLHKKNDMPTLNNTLSLSQRLDIAIDVMDALDYLHNHCQPPIVHCDLKPSNILIAEDMSVRVGDFGISRILTESASRTLQNSNSTIGIRGSIGYVAPEYSEGSSITTLGDVYSLGILLLEMFTGKSPTDAMFTGSLDLHKYSEDALLHKIWEIADTTMWLHTDTYDDSTRNRTENCLGHVISLGISCSRKHPRERTLIQDAATEMHAIRDSYQSGGRI; this is encoded by the exons ATGTTCTTGCCCATATTCAGTTGTTCATCCATTACGCCCATCAATTCCCCAAAGCCTACAAAAGCAACCAGCACGGCGATGTGCTCGGCgtgcctgctgctgctgtctgTTTCCATGTTCTTCTTCACACTCCCGGGCGCCGGTGCCGATGATGAGGCCGCGCTGCTAGCCTTCAAGGCAGCAGCggtcggcggcagcagcgacGCGCTCGCTTCCTGGAACAGGAGCACCGATGGTGGATACTGCAGCTGGGAGGGGGTGAGGTGCCGGGGCAGGCACCGTCAAGTGGTGGCGCTGAGCCTGCCATCCCATGGGCTCACCGGCGTTCTCTCGCCTGCCGTCGGAAACCTATCCTCCTTGAGGACTCTTGACCTAAGCTTCAATGAGCTCAGCGAGAACATTCCAGCGAGCCTCGGCCGTCTCCACCGCCTCCATACCCTCAACTTGAGTCACAATTCCTTTTCTGGCTCGATCCCCACCAACTTGAGCTTTTGCACCAGTCTAATGATCATGGCCATCAAGTTCAACAATCTTAGTGGGAATGTGCCCCCTGAGCTCGGCGATAGGTTGAAGCATCTCAAGCTGCTCGACCTGGAGAACAACAATCTTACCGGAGGGATCCCAGTGTCGATGGGCAACTTGACATCATTGAGTGTTCTGGATCTCATGCAAAACCAACTTGAGGGTACTATCCCGTATGACCTTGGCGTTCTCAAGGATCTTTGGTTTTTGGGGCTCGCTTACAATAACCTCTCTGGCGATTTTCCTGTCTCCCTATACAACTTGTCTTCGATGAAAATAATGCAGATTCAGTGGAACAAGCTCAGCGGAAGCATTGCTACTAATATTGGCAGTAGGTTCCCAAGCATACAAATCCTTGGTTTTGCGGTAAACCAGTTCACTGGGCACATCCCTGCTTCAGTCTCCAACCTCACATCACTCCAGGTACTTTACCTCGCAGAAAATAGACTCAGTGGATATGTGCCTCGCACGGTGGGGAAACTACAAGCTCTGCGAGGTCTATTCTTGTGGAGTAACAAGCTAGAAGCTAACGATGGGGAGGGGTGGGAATTTATCACTTCTTTGTCAAACTGCAGCCAGCTCCAGCAATTAGTTATGGACAACAACCCTGCTTTCACTGGGCACCTACCAAGCTCACTTGTGAATCTCTCAACAACCCTTCAATCTCTCACCTTTGACGCCACTGGGATTTCGGGAAGCCTCCCCTCAGCCATTGGCAATCTGGTGGGCCTTCAAGTCCTTTATGCTAGGAATACTTTTATATCCGGAGGAATTCCAGATAGCATTGGCGAGTTAGGAGACTTGACTTGGCTTTATTTGGACAACACTAACCTGTCAGGACAAATCCCTTCATCTATTGGAAATCTCTCAAAGTTAGCTATCCTTCATGCAAATAGTAGCAATCTAGAGGGACCGATTCCAGCAAGCATAGGAAATTTAAAGAGTATACTTTCCCTTGATTTGTCAATGAACCAACTCAACGGTTCGATTCCTAGAGAGATTTTCAAACTACCGTTTTTTTCTTTGAGTTACTTAAACTTGTCGTATAATTCAATATTAGGAGCCCTCCCCTCTGAAGTTGGCAACTTAGGCAACCTAAACTTCATGGTTTTATCAGGAAACCAACTGTCTGGAGAGATACCTGAAAGTATTGGGGAGTGCACTGTGCTGCAAGAACTTCGGTTGGACAATAACTTATTCAATGGAAGCATACCCCGATCTCTAAACAAGGGTCTGGCTGCACTCAACTTGTCCATGAATGAGTTGTCTGGTACTATTCCTGAAGCCATTGGAAATATTCATGGCCTGCAACAGTTGAGTTTAGCACACAACAATTTGTCAGGGCCAATCCCTGCTGTTTTACAGAATCTGGCATCATTGTCGATGTTGGATTTGTCCTTCAACAACCTGCAAGGGGAAGTGCCAAAAGAGGGGATTTTTAGAAATTTGGCTAACCTTTCGATCACCGGAAATAACGACCTTTGTGGAGGAATACCACAGCTTCATTTAGCTCCATGCAAGATAGATTCTGAAAAAAAGAACGGAAGAAGACATTTGAAATATCTTACAATAGCTCTACCAACAACCGGTGCACTCTTACTAATAGCCATCCTTACTGCACTCATTTACTTGATCTATAAGAAGGATAAGCAGAGGAGCCCATTCCAACCATCAATAGTTGAGGAACAGTATGAAAGAATTTCCTACCATGCATTAGAAAATGGAACCAATGGATTCTCAGAAGCAAATTTGCTTGGTAAAGGAAGCTTCGGGGCAGTCTATAAATGTGCTTTGCAAGGTGAGGGGACTATTGTGGCTGTAAAAGTTTTAAACCTTGAACAGACTGGCGCTACTAAAAGTTTCATAGCTGAATGTGAGGCATTGAGAAGGGTGCGCCATCGATGTCTCATAAAGATCATCACCTGCTGCTCAAGCATCAACAAACAAGGTCAAGACTTCAAAGCATTGGTTTTTGAGTTCATGCCGAATGGTAGCTTGCATTCTTGGCTCCATAAAAAGAATGACATGCCCACTCTCAACAATACTCTCAGCCTATCACAAAGGCTGGATATCGCTATCGATGTCATGGATGCTTTGGACTATCTTCATAATCACTGCCAGCCACCAATCGTCCATTGTGACCTCAAGCCAAGCAATATCCTCATTGCAGAAGACATGAGTGTCCGAGTTGGAGATTTTGGCATATCTAGAATCCTTACAGAAAGTGCAAGTAGAACTCTGCAAAATTCCAATAGCACAATTGGAATAAGAGGCTCCATTGGCTATGTTGCACCTG AGTATAGTGAAGGATCTTCCATCACAACTCTTGGTGATGTTTATAGCCTCGGAATACTGCTGCTCGAGATGTTTACAGGAAAGAGTCCAACAGATGCTATGTTCACAGGTTCATTGGATCTACACAAGTACTCAGAGGATGCTCTTCTGCACAAAATCTGGGAGATAGCCGATACAACAATGTGGCTGCACACAGACACCTATGATGACAGTACAAGAAACAGAACTGAGAATTGTTTGGGCCATGTCATTTCCCTTGGGATATCCTGCTCAAGAAAACATCCTAGAGAGAGGACACTGATACAGGATGCAGCAACTGAGATGCATGCTATCAGAGATTCATACCAGTCTGGTGGTAGAATATGA